A region from the Osmerus eperlanus chromosome 11, fOsmEpe2.1, whole genome shotgun sequence genome encodes:
- the LOC134028993 gene encoding mucin-2-like — MQFINQSRVREGLAELPTDTPAVLEERVELQTPDPCPLAVQASHHSFSCPLKEGAEPPVSQNHTLQQGAQLQLEGDRAKMEDEGTPRHVTSESEGGSAEKEGSLALAHLEEKVERDELDTAKAGDEEEEEEEQTVITPTRLSPDHISSLSAREEELVCDLPREEKLSPGPAPGPAPPTSIGSPPSSKKDSQMTRSDRLIIEKIRSYYEAAEAQAGARAEAGGEAEETEGVSDGQTPQRRNSFSQIPSGMVKESVSRFDVFGHQDSLCESESGRSDTGTDPGLPSPPPLEPGPPEGPTGQACPTSLPAVWAEESQDQGQTPPGLEVDCISEETELTKVLKNTEKEGVSATTATTEEESKRSLSTADTTEEESKRSLSTADTTEEESKRSLSTADTTEEESKHCLSTADTTEEVTPSVPEDSTCTQHLNGHGPGRSNATAGPGDRDKASTGPPAHAEPWGTQRGLAWTLSREPPALSGSLEGLPSQIREGHWARQVSSSSSLARGLLGASGGDVAGMGLFEAGPVAPCLLENSERILSKVQMLARMYGAKVSSMKVPLHHKMAGGRPQGAQNHSYAYSQYHNRFETKTHHARYQSHTNARSDTQSKSSTLGRSPRCPLNQREERRKEEVKNGVMKERRAEGPTDAVQSEPQKKTAVQSEPREKKAVQSEPQELTDVQSEPLLYGHILVTEHLSQVCHQQLSPTLHLHNSCLPTGDAVINQPRNGASNVGCTYISTCASHAPPPSLDLPTPPCTPREGVVESLSGNADKDVYLEASERSAGEQKAIRPLYSIREDSSSSSIREDSSAGWGPEATDPGFQTQEEEEVVVTLQHHAPAQAPGKAPGQAGEEAQTDPPLLGERSSCAQGLSGAHRVPSTLEPNILTPDPGFTERSKSSHVCRLTDPLHTAHMQPCHPASGQPCHPASGQPCHPASGQPCHPASGQPCHPASGQPEASRGRGYPMPRPWSSGGSPAPLPPPPGILSAQSLPTSTLPSSTSQGPATLPTSTPPTSTLPSSTLPTSTLPSSTLPSSTSQGPATLPTSTPPTSTLSSSTLPTSTLPTSTRPFSTSQEPATLPTSTLPTSTLPSSTLPSSTLPSSTLPTSTLPTSTLPSSTLPSSTLPSSTLPTSTLPTSTSQEPATLPTSTLPTFTLPSSTSQEPATLPSSTLPSSTLPTSNLPTFTSQSPAYLPSSASRRNMAMDWEPSPTMPAQRSPSQDSAPPDHAASSLSPASSLSPPSGLSPASSLSPARRPVSQPGQEICSSLAPGSGHPLNYQPASTFSPSPGPSPSLRHRSPSPARVLPCFSPTPSATRALPSPSPVRAVPCSSPTPSAFTRSLAASCISQSITQSLAKKNARLQATPLAGGGHAPPSHNTASPLRRTSPSPKPSSGSSGPPQGPTSLHHASSREGCYPQRCPPSPVRSPGYVRSSPSPAPVPASSPARSPSPYRSQHSASPAPSVSLHHPSPASLCPRSPAADPPRGLNNNSNNNNNSGGGVANGGWAANHRKPPLVSTNSMPPSHDPLWVGSHNRVARPFSSSEPSSRVQSPSPSPSPFSRICSPPPLHPHHTAPLANKPPNPRSSRSSSFNPLGLTLELPRASSVSCTTGPSATSPRINSPPPIGVPANVWGMASPQPRNPRLTHPSSPSSSSSSSLTSPTRGEGSSCSYPASLRTSRATSPSPPPPSSPFLCSPPPSHSLHRPLGGGVLGLAARPPSPARTLNGRRSWGESGLRSGGSVELESGLVSPRGGASPGGALACLSPGPGSGAQSPGRLTPGKSLHGGQYFTSIAWPDIRELLTRYDGADEPECDAVSPPALCFPQDQDPAEGSCRSQLICAYVTRPPPVPEKDTPTNPPAAPPNTQPDPQDPCLAHAARGSHKASYATTVNLQIAGSGRITSFSTAQVSLTQTLAPLGLVVGPGESQGQRRVSINGCSLSPLPQNCSRM; from the exons ATGCAGTTCATCAACCAGAGTCGTGTCAGAGAGGGATTGGCTGAACTGCCCACAGACACG CCTGCAGTCCTGGAAGAACGCGTGGAgctccagaccccagacccctgcCCCCTGGCAGTGCAGGCCAGCCATCACAGCTTCTCCTGCCCCCTGAAGGAGGGCGCGGagcccccagtctcccagaACCACACTCTCCAGCAGGGAGCACAGCTGCAACTGGAGGGGGACAGAGCCAAGATGGAGGACGAGGGCACTCCTCGCCATGTGACCAGTGAGTCAGAGGGAGGAAGTGCAGAGAAGGAAGGATCCCTAGCTCTAGCTCATCTGGAGGAGAAAGTGGAACGTGATGAACTAGACACAGCTAAGGCTGgagacgaagaggaggaggaggaggagcagacggTCATCACCCCAACACGACTGTCTCCTGACCACATCTCCAGCCTCTcagccagagaggaggagcttgTCTGTGACCTGCCCAGAGAAGAGAAGctctccccaggcccagccccaggcccggccccccctacctccatcggcagccctccctcctccaagaAAGACAGCCAGATGACCAGGAGCGACAGGCTGATCATTGAGAAGATCAGAAGCTACTATGAGGCTGCAGAGGCCCAGGCCGGGGCCAGGGCAGAGGCCgggggggaggctgaggagacCGAGGGTGTGAGCGACGGCCAGACCCCCCAGAGGAGGAACAGCTTCTCCCAGATTCCCTCGGGGATGGTCAAGGAGTCTGTGTCTCGCTTCGACGTCTTCGGCCACCAGGACAGCCTGTGTGAGTCCGAGAGTGGGCGCTCGGACACGGGGACAGACCCaggcctgccctcccctccgcccctgGAGCCTGGCCCCCCAGAGGGGCCCACCGGCCAGgcctgccccacctccctgcctgctgTCTGGGCAGAGGAGagtcaggaccagggccagactCCACCAGGCCTGGAGGTGGACTGCATCTCCGAGGAGACGG AACTAACGAAAGTGTTGAAGAACACGGAGAAGGAAGGCGTGTCCGCCACCACagccaccacagaagaagaaagcaAACGCAGCCTGTCCACAGccgacaccacagaagaagaaagcaAACGCAGCCTGTCCACAGccgacaccacagaagaagaaagcaAACGCAGCCTGTCCACAGccgacaccacagaagaagaaagcaAACACTGCCTGTCCACAGccgacaccacagaagaagtcaCCCCCTCCGTGCCCGAAGACTCCACGTGCACCCAGCACCTCAACGGGCATGGCCCGGGCAGATCCAACGCCACAGCAGGCCCCGGAGACCGGGACAAGGCCTCCACGGGTCCACCAGCACACGCTGAACCCTGGGGAACCCAGAGAGGGCTGGCCTGGACCCTGAGCAGGGAGCCCCCTGCCCTCAGTGGGAGTCTGGAGGGCCTGCCCAGCCAGATCAGGGAGGGTCACTGGGCCCGGCaggtgtcctcctcctcctcgctggccCGTGGTCTGCTGGGGGCCAGCGGTGGAGACGTGGCCGGGATGGGGCTGTTCGAGGCGGGCCCGGTGGCCCCGTGTCTTCTGGAGAACTCTGAGAGGATCCTGAGCAAGGTCCAGATGCTGGCCCGCATGTATGGAGCCAAGGTGAGCAGCATGAAAGTTCCCCTGCACCACAAGATGGCCGGGGGCCGGCCCCAAGGGGCCCAGAACCACAGCTATGCCTACTCTCAGTACCACAACCGCTTTGAGACCAAGACCCACCACGCCCGCTATCAGAGCCACACCAACGCTCGGTCTGACACCCAGAGCAAGAGCTCAACCCTGGGGAGGAGCCCTCGCTGTCCCCTGaaccagagagaagagaggaggaaagaagaagtGAAGAATGGAGtgatgaaagagagaagggcagaGGGCCCAACAGATG CTGTCCAATCAGAGCCCCAGAAAAAGACAGCTGTCCAATCAGAGCCCCGGGAGAAAAAGGCTGTCCAATCAGAGCCCCAGGAGTTAACAGACGTCCAATCAGAGCCCCTTCTGTACGGCCACATCCTGGTCACCGAGCATCTGTCCCAGGTCTGCCACCAGCAGCTGTCTcctaccctccacctccacaacaGCTGCCTGCCCACTGGAGACGCGGTCATAAATCAACCCAGGAATGGAGCCTCGAATGTGGGCTGCACCTACATTTCCACCTGCGcctcccatgccccccccccctccctggatcTTCCCACCCCTCCTTGTACAccgagagagggggtggtggagagcCTTTCTGGGAATGCAGATAAAGATGTGTATCTGGAAGCTTCTGAGAG GTCAGCAGGAGAGCAGAAGGCCATCCGTCCTCTGTACTCCATCAGAgaggactcctcctcctcctccatcagagAGGACTCCTCTGCGGGCTGGGGTCCAGAAGCCACGGATCCCGGGTTCCAAacccaggaggaagaggaggtggttgTGACCCTCCAGCACCATGCCCCAGCCCAGGCCCCAGGGAAGGCCCCAGGGCAGGCCGGAGAAGAggcccagacagacccacctCTCCTGGGGGAGAGAAGCAGCTGTGCCCAGGGGCTCTCTGGAGCTCACAGAGTCCCATCCACACTAGAGCCAAAtatcctgacccctgaccccggcTTCACGGAGAGGTCAAAGTCCTCTCACGTCTGCCGCCTGACTGACCCCCTACACACAGCGCACATGCAGCCCTGCCACCCAGCCTCAGGGCAGCCCTGCCACCCAGCCTCAGGGCAGCCCTGCCACCCAGCCTCAGGGCAGCCCTGCCACCCAGCCTCAGGGCAGCCCTGCCACCCAGCCTCAGGGCAGCCGGAGGCTTCCAGAGGGAGAGGGTACCCCATGCCTCGGCCCTGGTCGTCGGGCGGGagcccagcacccctcccccctcccccaggaatCCTGTCTGCACAGTCCCtacccacctccaccctgccctcctccaccagccaggGGCCTGCCACCctacccacctccaccccacccacctccaccctgccctcctctaccctgcccacctccaccctgccctcctccaccctgccctcctccaccagccaggGGCCTGCCACCctacccacctccaccccacccacctccaccctgtcctcctctaccctgcccacctccaccctgcccacctccacccggcccttctccaccagccAGGAGCCTGCCACCCTACCCACCTCCACCCtacccacctccaccctgccctcctctaccctgccctcctctaccctgccctcTTCCACCCTACCCACCTCCACCCtacccacctccaccctgccctcctctaccctgccctcctctaccctgccctcTTCCACCCTACCCACCTCCACCCTACCCACCTCCACCAGCCAGGAGCCTGCCACCCTACCCACCTCCACCCTACCCAccttcaccctgccctcctccaccagccaggagcctgccaccctgccctcctccaccctaccctcctccaccctacccACCTCCAATCTACCCACCTTCACCAGCCAGAGTCCTGCCTATCTGCCCTCCTCCGCTAGCAGGAGGAACATGGCCATGGACTGGGAGCCCAGCCCCACGATGCCTGCCCAGAG GAGTCCCAGCCAGGATTCGGCCCCTCCAGACCacgcagcctccagcctctccccagcctccagcctctccccaccctccggcctctccccagcctccagcctctccccagctcgACGGCCTGTCTCCCAGCCTGGTCAGGAGATCTGCTCCTCACTGGCTCCAGGATCAGGACACCCACTGAACTACCAGCCCGCTTCCAccttcagccccagccccggccccagccccagcctccgtcATCGGTCCCCGTCCCCAGCCAGAGTTcttccctgcttctctcccaccccctctgctACAAGggctcttccctccccctccccagtcaGGGCTGTTCCCTGctcttcccccaccccctccgctTTCACCAGGTCCCTGGCGGCCTCCTGCATCAGCCAATCAATCACCCAGAGCCTTGCCAAGAAGAACGCTCGCCTCCAGGCCACACCCCTCGCAGGCGGAGGCCACGCCCCTCCGAGTCACAACACCGCCTCCCCTCTCAGAAGGACCTCCCCTTCCCCCAAGCCCTCCTCCGGTTCCAGCGGCCCCCCTCAGGgtcctaccagcctccaccatgcCTCTTCCAGAGAGGGGTGCTATCCACAGCggtgtcccccctcccctgttcgCTCCCCTGGGTATGTGAggtccagcccctccccagctcccgtccctgcctcctctccagcacggtCCCCTTCCCCCTACAGGAGCCAGCATTCTGCATCCCCAGCCCCCTCCGTCAGCCTCCACCACCcttccccagcctctctctgccccaggtCTCCAGCTGCTGACCCTCCCAGAGGActgaacaacaacagcaacaacaacaacaacagcggcGGCGGCGTTGCTAACGGCGGGTGGGCAGCCAATCACAGGAAGCCTCCGCTGGTGAGCACAAACAGCATGCCACCGTCCCATGATCCTCTCTGGGTGGGCTCTCACAACAGGGTGGCGAGGCCATTCTCCTCCTCGGAGCCCAGCTCACGTGtccagtccccctccccctccccgtctCCATTCAGCCGGatctgctcccctccccccctccacccccaccacacagccCCGTTGGCCAACAAGCCCCCCAATCCCAGAAGCAGCAGGTCAAGCTCCTTCAACCCCCTGGGCCTCACCTTGGAGCTGCCCAGGGCCTCCTCAGTGAGCTGCACCACAGGCCCCAGCGCCACCAGCCCACGGAtcaactcccctcctcctatcGGTGTTCCCGCCAACGTGTGGGGCATGGCCTCGCCTCAGCCCCGGAACCCGAGACTGActcacccttcctccccctcctcctcctcctcctcctccctgacctcaccCACAAGGGGGGAGGGCTCTTCCTGTTCCTACCCTGCCTCTCTGAGGACCTCCAGAGccacatccccctcccctcctcccccctccagccccttcctctgctcccctccgccctcccaCAGCCTGCACAGGCCCCTGGGCGGCGGTGTCCTCGGCCTGGCCgcccgcccccccagccccgccaGGACCCTGAACGGACGCCGGTCGTGGGGGGAGAGCGGGCTGAGGTCGGGGGGGTCCGTGGAGCTGGAGTCTGGCCTGGTGAGCCCGCGAGGTGGGGCTTCGCCCGGAGGCGCTCTGGCCTGCCTCAGCCCGGGTCCCGGGTCTGGAGCTCAGTCCCCCGGCCGCCTCACCCCAGGGAAGAGCCTTCACGGGGGGCAGTACTTCACCAGCATCGCCTGGCCGGACATCCGGGAGCTCCTGACCAGGTACGATGGAGCGGACGAGCCGGAGTGTGACGCAGtgagccccccagccctctgcttcccccaggaccaggacccagcAGAGGGGTCGTGTCGGAGCCAGCTCATCTGTGCATACGTGACCCGGCCTCCCCCTGTCCCAGAAAAGGACacccccaccaacccccccgccgcccccccgaacacacagcctgacccccaggacccctGCTTGGCCCATGCAGCAAGGGGCTCACACAAGGCCAGCTACGCCACCA